The following coding sequences lie in one Arabidopsis thaliana chromosome 3, partial sequence genomic window:
- a CDS encoding Polyketide cyclase/dehydrase and lipid transport superfamily protein (Polyketide cyclase/dehydrase and lipid transport superfamily protein; FUNCTIONS IN: molecular_function unknown; INVOLVED IN: biological_process unknown; LOCATED IN: plasma membrane; BEST Arabidopsis thaliana protein match is: unknown protein (TAIR:AT5G06440.3); Has 2540 Blast hits to 1555 proteins in 284 species: Archae - 0; Bacteria - 328; Metazoa - 676; Fungi - 254; Plants - 148; Viruses - 16; Other Eukaryotes - 1118 (source: NCBI BLink).): MEKKRDVSEYRERLNETLSSPELINEQTLKTLVRKQLNEECSVDILDQRVAALSSTIEKLRSVSTKDQDLSKSSTEASYGDWKVKHDDKDCRVMYREGLKGSPFHTLLVEGCTDGTIEDCLCVCWESSFYEKWWPKLTFPSFRVLEAKCLQKFRIDEQICLLRVKAPWPLTDREAVLQFFVFEYFKDDLVIILLNSIEVESGSVAEVNAVRIDFVGGVAIQKVTPEKSYIRFIAEVDIKLDLVPPSLINFMSRQLLGNGFKLFKKTIGSVAESDDYKTVLADPLYTHIREALYSSDKTDEICQVNELHSQQGRDCEEKEPKLEADDDMEKENETRDCENESVPCKRDVPEIEEEECVDDLKEENKSSPSSSSSSSSSSEDEDKNGKTRFCISPEVKQALGTLERVISMVRKSKTDNNNTSTSSEEEEEEASSSPMQHSGSTQIVSSSKVCIQDPNTELLDEASFAHYHNSNKIAPASPEIDLTTNSEVTRITVSQATNLFCQTTENSDDNYKPSGLNGGKSSNLQRKRKPSCFGFRFWRRRT; this comes from the exons ATGGAGAAGAAACGAGATGTTTCTGAGTACAGAGAGAGACTTAATGAGACCTTGTCGTCTCCTGAGCTCATTAATGAGCAAACTCTTAAAACCCTAGTCAGAAAACAACTCAATGAag AGTGTAGTGTTGATATATTGGATCAAAGAGTAGCTGCTTTATCCAGTACAATTGAGAAGCTTAGGAGTGTATCAACAAAGGATCAAGACTTGTCTAAATCAAGCACCGAGGCATCTTATGGTGATTGGAAA GTGAAACATGATGATAAAGATTGTCGTGTTATGTACCGTGAAGGACTTAAAGGAAGTCCATTTCATACATTGCTCGTTGAAGGTTGCACTGATGGGACTATCGAAGACT GTTTATGTGTATGCTGGGAATCATCATTCTATGAGAAATG GTGGCCAAAGTTGACATTTCCGTCATTCAGGGTCTTAGAAGCTAAATGCTTGCAAAAGTTTAGGATTGATGAACAGATATGTTTACTGAG GGTGAAAGCACCGTGGCCACTGACAGACAGAGAAGCTGTTCTGCAGTTTTTCGTATTCGAATACTTTAAAGATGATTTAGTCATCATCCTACTTAACTCG ATCGAAGTGGAGAGCGGCAGTGTAGCTGAAGTGAATGCGGTGAGGATTGACTTCGTAGGCGGAGTTGCGATACAAAAAGTGACTCCAGAGAAGAGTTACATAAG ATTTATAGCGGAAGTGGATATAAAGCTGGACTTGGTTCCTCCATCtcttattaattttatgtCTAGGCAGCTTCTTGGTAACggtttcaaacttttcaaGAAG ACTATTGGTTCGGTGGCTGAATCCGATGATTACAAGACAGTTTTAGCTGATCCATTGTATACTCATATACGTGAAGCTCTGTATTCTAGTGATAAAACTGATGAAATCTGCCAAGTAAATGAGCTTCATAGCCAACAAGGAAGAGattgtgaagagaaagaaccCAAGTTGGAAGCTGATGATGATATggaaaaagagaatgagacTCGAGACTGCGAGAATGAATCTGTACCTTGCAAAAGAGATGTTCCTGAgatcgaggaagaagaatgtgttgatgatttaaaggaagaaaacaaaagttctccttcttcttcttcttcttcttcttcttcttctgaggaTGAAGACAAGAATGGCAAAACACGTTTCTGCATAAGTCCGGAGGTGAAGCAAGCTTTAGGGACATTAGAGAGAGTAATATCAATGGttagaaaatccaaaacagataataataatacatcaACCTCttcggaggaagaagaagaagaagcatcatcatctccaatgCAGCATTCAGGGAGCACTCAGATTGTTTCTAGTAGCAAAGTTTGTATTCAAGATCCTAACACTGAACTTCTCGATGAAGCATCCTTTGCACATTATCACAACAGCAACAAAATAGCTCCTGCATCACCCGAGATCGATCTTACAACAAACTCTGAGGTAACAAGGATAACAGTCTCGCAAGCAACAAATCTTTTCTGCCAAACAACAGAGAATAGTGACGACAATTACAAACCGAGCGGTTTAAACGGAGGTAAGAGCTCAAATCTGCAGAGGAAACGTAAACCGAGCTGCTTTGGTTTCaggttttggagaagaaggacTTGA
- a CDS encoding Polyketide cyclase/dehydrase and lipid transport superfamily protein (Polyketide cyclase/dehydrase and lipid transport superfamily protein; FUNCTIONS IN: molecular_function unknown; INVOLVED IN: biological_process unknown; BEST Arabidopsis thaliana protein match is: unknown protein (TAIR:AT5G06440.3); Has 1338 Blast hits to 1079 proteins in 231 species: Archae - 0; Bacteria - 187; Metazoa - 420; Fungi - 131; Plants - 130; Viruses - 9; Other Eukaryotes - 461 (source: NCBI BLink).): MTTTVNRPGPSKIKYVYSRENEGKYLLIGKNISTFLARLVGYASAAGCLLIQLSMEKKRDVSEYRERLNETLSSPELINEQTLKTLVRKQLNEECSVDILDQRVAALSSTIEKLRSVSTKDQDLSKSSTEASYGDWKVKHDDKDCRVMYREGLKGSPFHTLLVEGCTDGTIEDCLCVCWESSFYEKWWPKLTFPSFRVLEAKCLQKFRIDEQICLLRVKAPWPLTDREAVLQFFVFEYFKDDLVIILLNSIEVESGSVAEVNAVRIDFVGGVAIQKVTPEKSYIRFIAEVDIKLDLVPPSLINFMSRQLLGNGFKLFKKTIGSVAESDDYKTVLADPLYTHIREALYSSDKTDEICQVNELHSQQGRDCEEKEPKLEADDDMEKENETRDCENESVPCKRDVPEIEEEECVDDLKEENKSSPSSSSSSSSSSEDEDKNGKTRFCISPEVKQALGTLERVISMVRKSKTDNNNTSTSSEEEEEEASSSPMQHSGSTQIVSSSKVCIQDPNTELLDEASFAHYHNSNKIAPASPEIDLTTNSEVTRITVSQATNLFCQTTENSDDNYKPSGLNGGKSSNLQRKRKPSCFGFRFWRRRT, translated from the exons ATGACAACGACAGTTAACCGACCTGGTCCCTCTAAAATAAA ATATGTATATTCCCGAGAAAATGAGGGAAAGTATCTTCTAATCGGGAAAAACATCTCCACGTTCCTTGCCCGTCTCGTAGGTTACGCATCAGCAGCTGG gTGTCTGCTGATTCAATTGAGTATGGAGAAGAAACGAGATGTTTCTGAGTACAGAGAGAGACTTAATGAGACCTTGTCGTCTCCTGAGCTCATTAATGAGCAAACTCTTAAAACCCTAGTCAGAAAACAACTCAATGAag AGTGTAGTGTTGATATATTGGATCAAAGAGTAGCTGCTTTATCCAGTACAATTGAGAAGCTTAGGAGTGTATCAACAAAGGATCAAGACTTGTCTAAATCAAGCACCGAGGCATCTTATGGTGATTGGAAA GTGAAACATGATGATAAAGATTGTCGTGTTATGTACCGTGAAGGACTTAAAGGAAGTCCATTTCATACATTGCTCGTTGAAGGTTGCACTGATGGGACTATCGAAGACT GTTTATGTGTATGCTGGGAATCATCATTCTATGAGAAATG GTGGCCAAAGTTGACATTTCCGTCATTCAGGGTCTTAGAAGCTAAATGCTTGCAAAAGTTTAGGATTGATGAACAGATATGTTTACTGAG GGTGAAAGCACCGTGGCCACTGACAGACAGAGAAGCTGTTCTGCAGTTTTTCGTATTCGAATACTTTAAAGATGATTTAGTCATCATCCTACTTAACTCG ATCGAAGTGGAGAGCGGCAGTGTAGCTGAAGTGAATGCGGTGAGGATTGACTTCGTAGGCGGAGTTGCGATACAAAAAGTGACTCCAGAGAAGAGTTACATAAG ATTTATAGCGGAAGTGGATATAAAGCTGGACTTGGTTCCTCCATCtcttattaattttatgtCTAGGCAGCTTCTTGGTAACggtttcaaacttttcaaGAAG ACTATTGGTTCGGTGGCTGAATCCGATGATTACAAGACAGTTTTAGCTGATCCATTGTATACTCATATACGTGAAGCTCTGTATTCTAGTGATAAAACTGATGAAATCTGCCAAGTAAATGAGCTTCATAGCCAACAAGGAAGAGattgtgaagagaaagaaccCAAGTTGGAAGCTGATGATGATATggaaaaagagaatgagacTCGAGACTGCGAGAATGAATCTGTACCTTGCAAAAGAGATGTTCCTGAgatcgaggaagaagaatgtgttgatgatttaaaggaagaaaacaaaagttctccttcttcttcttcttcttcttcttcttcttctgaggaTGAAGACAAGAATGGCAAAACACGTTTCTGCATAAGTCCGGAGGTGAAGCAAGCTTTAGGGACATTAGAGAGAGTAATATCAATGGttagaaaatccaaaacagataataataatacatcaACCTCttcggaggaagaagaagaagaagcatcatcatctccaatgCAGCATTCAGGGAGCACTCAGATTGTTTCTAGTAGCAAAGTTTGTATTCAAGATCCTAACACTGAACTTCTCGATGAAGCATCCTTTGCACATTATCACAACAGCAACAAAATAGCTCCTGCATCACCCGAGATCGATCTTACAACAAACTCTGAGGTAACAAGGATAACAGTCTCGCAAGCAACAAATCTTTTCTGCCAAACAACAGAGAATAGTGACGACAATTACAAACCGAGCGGTTTAAACGGAGGTAAGAGCTCAAATCTGCAGAGGAAACGTAAACCGAGCTGCTTTGGTTTCaggttttggagaagaaggacTTGA
- a CDS encoding Polyketide cyclase/dehydrase and lipid transport superfamily protein encodes MYREGLKGSPFHTLLVEGCTDGTIEDCLCVCWESSFYEKWWPKLTFPSFRVLEAKCLQKFRIDEQICLLRVKAPWPLTDREAVLQFFVFEYFKDDLVIILLNSIEVESGSVAEVNAVRIDFVGGVAIQKVTPEKSYIRFIAEVDIKLDLVPPSLINFMSRQLLGNGFKLFKKTIGSVAESDDYKTVLADPLYTHIREALYSSDKTDEICQVNELHSQQGRDCEEKEPKLEADDDMEKENETRDCENESVPCKRDVPEIEEEECVDDLKEENKSSPSSSSSSSSSSEDEDKNGKTRFCISPEVKQALGTLERVISMVRKSKTDNNNTSTSSEEEEEEASSSPMQHSGSTQIVSSSKVCIQDPNTELLDEASFAHYHNSNKIAPASPEIDLTTNSEVTRITVSQATNLFCQTTENSDDNYKPSGLNGGKSSNLQRKRKPSCFGFRFWRRRT; translated from the exons ATGTACCGTGAAGGACTTAAAGGAAGTCCATTTCATACATTGCTCGTTGAAGGTTGCACTGATGGGACTATCGAAGACT GTTTATGTGTATGCTGGGAATCATCATTCTATGAGAAATG GTGGCCAAAGTTGACATTTCCGTCATTCAGGGTCTTAGAAGCTAAATGCTTGCAAAAGTTTAGGATTGATGAACAGATATGTTTACTGAG GGTGAAAGCACCGTGGCCACTGACAGACAGAGAAGCTGTTCTGCAGTTTTTCGTATTCGAATACTTTAAAGATGATTTAGTCATCATCCTACTTAACTCG ATCGAAGTGGAGAGCGGCAGTGTAGCTGAAGTGAATGCGGTGAGGATTGACTTCGTAGGCGGAGTTGCGATACAAAAAGTGACTCCAGAGAAGAGTTACATAAG ATTTATAGCGGAAGTGGATATAAAGCTGGACTTGGTTCCTCCATCtcttattaattttatgtCTAGGCAGCTTCTTGGTAACggtttcaaacttttcaaGAAG ACTATTGGTTCGGTGGCTGAATCCGATGATTACAAGACAGTTTTAGCTGATCCATTGTATACTCATATACGTGAAGCTCTGTATTCTAGTGATAAAACTGATGAAATCTGCCAAGTAAATGAGCTTCATAGCCAACAAGGAAGAGattgtgaagagaaagaaccCAAGTTGGAAGCTGATGATGATATggaaaaagagaatgagacTCGAGACTGCGAGAATGAATCTGTACCTTGCAAAAGAGATGTTCCTGAgatcgaggaagaagaatgtgttgatgatttaaaggaagaaaacaaaagttctccttcttcttcttcttcttcttcttcttcttctgaggaTGAAGACAAGAATGGCAAAACACGTTTCTGCATAAGTCCGGAGGTGAAGCAAGCTTTAGGGACATTAGAGAGAGTAATATCAATGGttagaaaatccaaaacagataataataatacatcaACCTCttcggaggaagaagaagaagaagcatcatcatctccaatgCAGCATTCAGGGAGCACTCAGATTGTTTCTAGTAGCAAAGTTTGTATTCAAGATCCTAACACTGAACTTCTCGATGAAGCATCCTTTGCACATTATCACAACAGCAACAAAATAGCTCCTGCATCACCCGAGATCGATCTTACAACAAACTCTGAGGTAACAAGGATAACAGTCTCGCAAGCAACAAATCTTTTCTGCCAAACAACAGAGAATAGTGACGACAATTACAAACCGAGCGGTTTAAACGGAGGTAAGAGCTCAAATCTGCAGAGGAAACGTAAACCGAGCTGCTTTGGTTTCaggttttggagaagaaggacTTGA
- the FLA18 gene encoding FASCICLIN-like arabinogalactan protein 18 precursor (FASCICLIN-like arabinogalactan protein 18 precursor (FLA18); FUNCTIONS IN: molecular_function unknown; INVOLVED IN: response to cyclopentenone, cell adhesion; LOCATED IN: vacuole; EXPRESSED IN: 23 plant structures; EXPRESSED DURING: 15 growth stages; CONTAINS InterPro DOMAIN/s: FAS1 domain (InterPro:IPR000782); BEST Arabidopsis thaliana protein match is: FASCICLIN-like arabinogalactan protein 17 precursor (TAIR:AT5G06390.1); Has 488 Blast hits to 470 proteins in 128 species: Archae - 2; Bacteria - 195; Metazoa - 32; Fungi - 4; Plants - 192; Viruses - 0; Other Eukaryotes - 63 (source: NCBI BLink).), translated as MDRCIYGCSVITIFFSFFFLLNASALESGHHNITGSGQINSNSVLVALLDSRYTELAELVEKALLLQTLEDAVGRHNITIFAPRNEALERDLDPDFKRFLLQPGNLKSLQTLLLSHIIPKRVGSNQWPEENSGRVKHVTLGHDQVLHLSKLKGTNGKRLVNSAVITRPDDLTRPDGLIHGIERLLIPRSVQEDFNRRRNLRSISAVLPEGAPEIDPRTNRLKKSATAVSVPAGSPPVLPIESAMAPGPSLAPAPAPGPGGAHKHFNGDAQVKDFIHTLLHYGGYNEMADILVNLTSLATEMGRLVSEGYVLTVLAPNDEAMGKLTTDQLSEPGAPEQIMYYHIIPEYQTEESMYNSVRRFGKVKYETLRFPHKVGAKEADGSVKFGSGDRSAYLFDPDIYTDGRISVQGIDGVLFPEEKEEETVKKPTGPVKKVVQPRRGKLLEVACSMLGAIGKDSYLSRC; from the exons ATGGATCGTTGTATCTATGGTTGCTCCGTCATtactatcttcttctccttcttcttcctcctcaatGCATCCGCTTTAGAATCGGGTCACCACAACATAACTGGGTCGGGTCAAATAAACTCAAACTCCGTCCTCGTAGCTCTCCTCGATTCTCGTTACACTGAACTCGCCGAGCTAGTTGAGAAggctcttcttctccaaaccCTCGAAGACGCCGTTGGTCGTCACAATATTACTATTTTCGCCCCACGCAATGAAGCACTCGAGCGTGACCTTGACCCGGATTTTAAACGGTTCTTGCTCCAACCAGGTAACCTCAAATCTCTCCAAACGCTTCTCTTGTCTCACATTATCCCCAAACGAGTCGGGTCAAACCAATGGCCTGAGGAGAattcgggtcgggtcaaaCACGTCACGTTAGGGCATGACCAAGTGCTGCATTTGAGTAAACTCAAAGGAACAAATGGAAAGAGATTGGTGAATTCCGCTGTAATTACCCGACCCGATGATTTAACCCGACCCGACGGGTTGATCCACGGAATCGAACGGCTTTTAATCCCTCGTTCCGTTCAAGAAGATTTCAACCGACGGAGAAATCTCCGATCAATCTCCGCCGTATTACCCGAAGGAGCTCCGGAAATCGACCCGAGAACCAACCGTCTCAAGAAATCTGCCACCGCCGTCTCAGTACCCGCCGGATCTCCACCAGTGCTTCCGATTGAATCCGCTATGGCTCCAGGTCCATCGCTAGCTCCGGCTCCGGCTCCAGGACCTGGAGGTGCACACAAACATTTCAACGGCGATGCTCAGGTCAAAGATTTCATCCACACATTGTTACATTACGGTGGATACAACGAAATGGCGGATATTCTCGTGAATCTGACGTCACTTGCGACGGAGATGGGTCGATTGGTGTCAGAAGGTTACGTCCTCACCGTGTTAGCTCCGAACGATGAAGCTATGGGGAAATTAACGACTGATCAGCTTAGCGAGCCCGGAGCTCCGGAGCAAATTATGTATTACCACATTATTCCAGAGTATCAGACGGAGGAAAGCATGTATAATTCTGTTAGGAGATTTGGGAAGGTGAAGTATGAAACGCTGCGTTTTCCTCACAAGGTTGGGGCTAAAGAAGCTGATGGCTCGGTTAAATTCGGTTCTGGTGACCGGTCGGCTTATTTGTTTGATCCGGATATTTACACCGATGGTCGCATTTCGGTTCAGGGGATTGATGGTGTTTTGTTCCcagaggagaaggaagaagagacggTTAAGAAACCGACCGGTCCGGTTAAGAAAGTTGTTCAGCCGAGAAGAG GGAAGTTGCTGGAAGTAGCATGTAGTATGCTTGGAGCTATTGGGAAGGACTCATATCTAAGCAGATGCTGA
- the ATKRS-1 gene encoding lysyl-tRNA synthetase 1 (lysyl-tRNA synthetase 1 (ATKRS-1); FUNCTIONS IN: ATP binding, lysine-tRNA ligase activity; INVOLVED IN: lysyl-tRNA aminoacylation, translation, tRNA aminoacylation for protein translation; LOCATED IN: cytoplasm; EXPRESSED IN: 24 plant structures; EXPRESSED DURING: 14 growth stages; CONTAINS InterPro DOMAIN/s: Aminoacyl-tRNA synthetase, class II (D/K/N) (InterPro:IPR004364), Nucleic acid-binding, OB-fold-like (InterPro:IPR016027), Aminoacyl-tRNA synthetase, class II (D/K/N)-like (InterPro:IPR018150), Nucleic acid binding, OB-fold, tRNA/helicase-type (InterPro:IPR004365), Lysyl-tRNA synthetase, class II, C-terminal (InterPro:IPR018149), Lysyl-tRNA synthetase, class II (InterPro:IPR002313), Aminoacyl-tRNA synthetase, class II, conserved domain (InterPro:IPR006195); BEST Arabidopsis thaliana protein match is: Lysyl-tRNA synthetase, class II (TAIR:AT3G13490.1); Has 24040 Blast hits to 20328 proteins in 2969 species: Archae - 380; Bacteria - 16623; Metazoa - 629; Fungi - 774; Plants - 209; Viruses - 0; Other Eukaryotes - 5425 (source: NCBI BLink).) yields the protein MEGAADQTTKALSELAMDSSTTLNAAESSAGDGAGPRSKNALKKEQKMKQKEEEKRRKDEEKAEKAKQAPKASSQKAVAADDEEMDATQYYENRLKYLAAEKAKGENPYPHKFAVSMSIPKYIETYGSLNNGDHVENAEESLAGRIMSKRSSSSKLFFYDLHGDDFKVQVMADASKSGLDEAEFLKLHSNAKRGDIVGVIGFPGKTKRGELSIFPRSFILLSHCLHMMPRKADNVNAKKPEIWVPGQTRNPEAYVLKDQESRYRQRHLDMILNVEVRQIFRTRAKIISYVRRFLDNKNFLEVETPMMNMIAGGAAARPFVTHHNDLDMRLYMRIAPELYLKQLIVGGLERVYEIGKQFRNEGIDLTHNPEFTTCEFYMAFADYNDLMEMTEVMLSGMVKELTGGYKIKYNANGYDKDPIEIDFTPPFRRIEMIGELEKVAKLNIPKDLASEEANKYLIDACARFDVKCPPPQTTARLLDKLVGEFLEPTCVNPTFIINQPEIMSPLAKWHRSKSGLTERFELFINKHELCNAYTELNDPVVQRQRFADQLKDRQSGDDEAMALDETFCNALEYGLAPTGGWGLGIDRLSMLLTDSLNIKEVLFFPAMRPPQEESAAAQAPLTEEKK from the exons ATGGAAGGTGCGGCTGATCAAACTACGAAAGCGTTATCTGAATTAGCCATGGATTCTTCTACCACCTTGAATGCTGCTGAGTCTAGCGCTGGTGATGGAGCTGGACCTCGGAGTAAAAA TGCTTTGAAGAAGGAACAGAAAATGAAGcagaaagaggaagagaagagacgaAAGGACGAAGAGAAAGCTGAAAAGGCTAAACAA GCACCTAAAGCAAGCTCCCAGAAGGCAGTGGCAgcagatgatgaagagatgGATGCAACG CAATACTATGAGAACAGATTGAAATATCTTGCGGCTGAGAAGGCTAAAGGGGAGAATCCATATCCTCACAAGTTCGCTGTGTCAATGTCGATTCCTAAATACATTGAGACGTATGGTAGTTTGAACAATGGAGATCATGTTGAAAACGCTGAGGAGTCTTTAGCTG GGCGGATAATGAGCAAGCGATCTTCCTCTTCCAAGCTCTTCTTCTATGATCTACACGGTGATGATTTCAAGGTCCAAGTCATGGCTGATGCAAG TAAGTCAGGATTGGATGAAGCTGAGTTCTTAAAGCTCCATTCGAATGCTAAGCGTGGTGATATTGTTGGAGTCATTGGGTTTCCAG GAAAAACTAAGAGGGGAGAATTGAGTATCTTTCCCCGATCATTTATTCTTCTGTCCCATTGCCTCCACATGATGCCGAGAAAGGCTGATAATGTTAATGCAAAG AAACCTGAAATCTGGGTTCCAGGTCAAACGAGAAATCCTGAAGCATATGTTCTGAAAGACCAG GAATCAAGATATCGTCAGCGTCATCTTGATATGATTTTGAACGTGGAGGTTCGTCAGATATTCAGGACTAGAGCTAAAATCATCTCCTATGTCCGCAGATTCCTCGACAACAAAAATTTCTTGGAG gtCGAGACACCTATGATGAACATGATTGCTGGTGGAGCAGCTGCTAGACCTTTTGTGACACATCACAATGATCTAGATATGAGGCTGTACATGCGAATCGCACCTGAACTCTATCTCAAGCAACTTATTGTTGGTGGCTTGGAACGTGTTTACGAGATAGGAAAGCAATTCAGAAACGAGGGTATAGACCTGACCCACAATCCGGAGTTCACCACTTGCGAGTTCTATATGGCTTTTGCAGACTACAATGACCTGATGGAAATGACTGAGGTTATGTTGAGTGGCATGGTTAAGGAATTAACAGGTGGTTATAAAATCAAGTATAATGCTAATGGGTATGACAAGGATCCAATTGAAATCGACTTTACTCCACCATTCAG gAGGATTGAGATGATAGGAGAGTTAGAGAAGGTTGCTAAGCTCAATATACCAAAAGACTTGGCTAGCGAAGAAGCTAACAAGTATCTGATTGATGCATGTGCGAGGTTTGATGTCAAATGCCCTCCTCCTCAGACAACAGCTCGTCTGTTAGATAAA cTTGTTGGAGAATTTCTGGAACCGACATGTGTGAACCCAACTTTCATCATCAACCAGCCCGAGATCATGAGTCCTTTGGCTAAATGGCACAGATCGAAGAGTGGATTGACAGAGAGATTCGAGCTGTTCATCAACAAACATGAa CTCTGCAATGCCTACACGGAGCTAAACGATCCTGTGGTACAGCGCCAGCGTTTTGCTGATCAGCTCAAGGATCGACAGTCTGGAGACGATGAAGCGATGGCTTTAGATGAAACATTTTGTAATGCTTTAGAATATGGGTTGGCTCCTACAGGTGGCTGGGGATTAGGAATAGACAGACTCTCTATGCTTTTGACCGACTCACTGAACATCAAG GAGGTTCTTTTCTTCCCGGCAATGAGGCCACCACAGGAGGAGTCAGCAGCCGCTCAAG CTCCTTTaacagaagagaagaaataa